Genomic window (Psilocybe cubensis strain MGC-MH-2018 chromosome 1, whole genome shotgun sequence):
ATATATCCCCTCCATTCAGACCTGGAGCCCAGTTTCGAGGTATGCCGCCCACCACCGCCACGTGTTGTGCTCCCTGTCTTTGCTGACTCGTCCTCCTGTTTTCTTCTAGAATTGGAAACCGTCAACCCCAGATACCACTATTCGTCTCAATTCAGGTCCCCAGTCGCTGCAGAAACCAGATTCTTTCATTATGCCTTCTCGTACTAATGCAGAAAACACAGACAAAGCAAGCCTTGTAAATGGCAGTCGTCGCTGGAGAGTCAACAGCAGCGGTCAGTTGGTCGATGCGGGAGCAGAATCTGCCAGCTGGGAGCTCGCCGACCAAATTGGTCGCCTCAAGATCGGTGATGTCACCGCGGATCCAGTTGACTCCCGTGTGTCCCTTCGCACCCCTCCCAAGACTAAAATCGCGTCCGGTGCCGTGACACAACTTGCAGAATCTAGTCCTTTGGATTCTTCCTCTAATACTAGTGTTGGCTCCTCACCTCATGTCCCCGATCACCAAATTGCCCATTCTAGAGGGTCGTCCGCGGACACTACCATTTCAAGCTCTCGCGATTCTATCGCTGGAAATGCACTGCTTTCTCATCCCCCTCTAAAGGGCGCTCCAACCCCAGAGGCTAAGGAAAGGCCTCATTCGTTCAGTGGTGGCCTTTCCACTGCTGATCTTCGCCGTTTGCAGCAAGCGGGAGATGCCGATCATGATCGACAAgttcagcaacagcagtGGGCGCAAAATCAGTACCGTGAACATAATGCCGAGCTATCATATCCATCACTGGCAAATCAGGTTCAACGGCCTACATTCCCAACAGACATGTTCCATTATCCTCCTAATCCTCAATTACTTCAGCAGACAGATCGAGACCGTGAAGCGCCTCAATTAGACTATAACTCTCAACAGCAACGAAACTTTGGGCCTGTGGCCCCGCACATAACCTCCGGGCTTGTTATGAATCCAATGAACGGGGCAGCCCCTCCACCCCCTCCATTCGTACAAGGTCGACCCAATAATCCGATTCCGACAGTAAATTACCGTCAAACTCCCCGAAGCTTCCCTCAGCAGGGTCCAACTCCGGCTGGCCTTGGTTACGGCGGCGCTCATCATACGTCACACCTTTCTTTGGGAAATACACAGCAACTTTATGAAATGATGCTTCCGGGCCCCCCATCTCACGAGAACCACCACCCTGCTGTAACTCGTGTCCAACAGCAACATAACGTTTTTCGTGGAACTCACCACCACTCTGCTTCTGACCCCTCTGCTCTTCGTGATGTCAACACCTTACAGCTCTTGAATAACGCTATGCAGCCTTACAACCCAAACATGTTCCAACCGGGTTTGCCTCCGTCTACTATGCCAATTTACCCTAATCAATTCTATGCTGCACCGGAATTAGCAGTGCAGCAGGTTGCAATGGCTCGTCTGCAAGCGCAGTACACCGGGTCCTATAGCGTGGGTACTACAACTCCCaatcttgaagaaattgGCAGTCCCACTAGTTCAAGTGGTCAGACGGGTCCCAGCGCGAATAATAGGAAATTAGGTTTGTACAAAACCGAATTATGCCGCAGCTGGGAGGAGAAAGGATCGTGTCGTTACGGCGCTAAATGCCAGTTTGCtcatggagaagaagaactaCGACGTGTCTCGAGACACCCAAAGGTAAATCACTCTGTTGCCATTTGAAAAAGCGTCCTGACCAAAACTTGAACTTTTATTTAGTACAAAACTGAGATCTGCAAGGTGTGTTTTGATCTATGTATTTTTAAAAATAAGCGCCTATGCTGATTCCTTTTGTAGACATTCTGGGTATCAGGTTCCTGTCCATACGGGAAGCGATGCTGTTTCATTCACACAGAGCTCACGCCTGCCCCAGCTGCAGGAGGCCCTGTCGAAAATACTCCACCTCAGCCTCAAGCCGATCACCGGAAGCGCTCTGACAGTGATCCCGATACATCTTCATCGGTCTCTCTTCTTGCCCGTATTTCTCAACGCAATCCGACGGATCCTCCCTCTAATGTGGCGTCTACTCCTGTGGAGGTTAACCCCACTAACACCTTTCAACCCGGCAGGCCAAATTCGTTGAGAGTAGATACCTCTGCCTTGGAAGGCGCTTCAATTAAGCAAAACAAATCTGCTTACCCCTCATTTGGAGTTGTCAGTCATGGGATCGTGTTACCCAACCCTGAGCACATATCTGCTAGGTCGCCTGCGCCAGTTACTGCAGGACCTGACTTGGGCAGGCATAACCTGGCCCGAATGGAGATTGTTGGTTTCCCCAATGTATGTAatttcttttatttctctCTATCATAATCTTAATGAGAATGCCTTTTTCAGCATCAAAAGAAGAACAGCACTAGTTCTTCGACTTCAGCGTCAAACCCTCGTCACTCCTTCAGCGGTACGGAAGGCGACTTCAGCGCATCGCCACCCACTTCTGGCCATGCCTTTGGCTCTGACAGCCCCCAACCAGGAGCCACAGTCCCAACCAGGGTGAATGGGCACGTGCGCGCCGGTAGCGCTGGTAACTGGGGCAGCATCTCCCGCAGCAACCTGTCGACCTCAACTTCAGCCTACCCTCATGGTTCCAACGCCGCTGGAGAGATTATGTCGTCGAACTCTCCTTGGTCGACCACCGAACTTTCTATTGGGGCGACTCGCCTGCATGAAAAAAACTGGGCCTGATTTATacactccaatatcattcacCCTGTTGTCATTGAGAGCTTTCTTAAACTTATCTGTCAATTTTCCGTTTTTTTAGTCTTCCGCTTCTTGTTTGCCCGCGTGGTCGGACACTGTTATATCCCATCTGTGCTTTCAACTGTGCCATAGCTTGTTACCCTACGTTTGGTTGGATTCCCgctacatacatacatacatttaTGGTTCGGCCCCGGCTCGTTTGGTTACCTCAACTCGattccctctctctctcttccttTCTGCTTTTTCTATCCCGTAAAAATGACCGTCACGACCTTGTTTCGATCGCTACACACGATCTTAACCACCACTACTAGCCTACCttattcttttctcttaCATCACAATCGTCGTCGCCCACATCATGTTTTTATTCcattcaattcaattatGATTCAGGTATCAGGTCATGGACATTATTGGAACGTAGGGAAATGTAGCGAAGataaacaaaaataaaatgcGACCAGGTGCGCTACTTAACCAGTAGATATTGTCAAGAGAAATGGGCATGTAGCTTGGTAAATGAGAACAtaggaaagaaaaggctCATATGCCCAATTGCCGTAAATCCGCCCGGAAGGCAGCCATCCTTCCTTTCGCATAACCGATATAATCAAACTCTGGTTCGGCGACAGCTGCCTCTATATCTTCTCGCGCCTGAACAATGCCCCAGATTGCCCAGCCGGCATGGGAGGCAGCCGCCCAAATAAGAACGTCCCTGTCCAAATCTTGGATCATTTTCTCAAGTTGAGCATCATCCTGGACGGGATCTTCTGCCAACATTCCTGCGTGATGGATGTATGCGGCATAAAAGTTACTTCGTTCTTCGAATGTGGGATAACGTGATGGCGTAAGGAGGTGGGGTGTAGAACAATGATAATTAGCTGTCCATTCAATGAAATGGTTCGCGATGTCGTAAGCTGCTGGATTAGGCGCAGCATATTCGAagtcgacgacgatgatcTAGCCGAGGCCGGGGTATCAGGGAAAGACAACTTTTATCATAACATCGAAATGCAAACTGACCTGGCGATGTTCATCCACTCCTTCGTTACCATCTTTCAGTCTCAAAAGATTTCCGTATTGTGCATCGTTATGAGCGAAAACTCGCCGCGTTCCGAAAGTGTGAGGTCGTTGCAACACCCAGGATAGATACCGGTCCCACTCTTTCTTGAAATCTTCCAACCCCAGCTCTTGAACGGTTTCCGATGTCACTGAAGGTAGTTCAAGTACATCTTGAGCTGGTCCCAGCCACGATGAGACGTTGGCGGCTATCTCGAACCCATTGCTTTGACTTAACGAAGGGGTGGTCGGTCCATAGACAGTTTCAATGTCAACTGAATGCAGCTCCGCCATTCGTGCTCCGATCCATTGGCTAGTCTGCGGATCTCGGATATCTTCTGGGGTTAACGTCACAGAATTGAAATATTCCTCAATCCTTCCATTGTCAAATGTGCCATAAACTCGAGGGCCAATCTTGTATTGCGAAGAAAGAACATGGAGAATGTGGAGCTCTCGTGGTCTGGAAATGAGAGAGCCCGATGAAGGACCGTAAACTCTAAGCAGGAGTGTCTTGAGAGAGGGGATTGCTGGGCAAGATACGAAGAACACGGCGTTGGTCAGTGCTCCAGACACTTTGTGGATAATGACGTCTTCTGGCAGAATCTGAGCGGTGTACCATCCTGGAACATGTAGCTTTCGCAGTATTTCGATAACTTGTAAGCAAAATGAGGATTTCTTGTAATGCCTAATCAGAGATGTGATAGTGTTAGCTAGTAATCAAAGGATTGGCAGTAGAATCGGACCATGATTCTTTGATTCACGATGCCATTTCTTCAGTTGCGAGCGGCGGGCGCCTGACAAATGTgtattcagcgaaagctTCTCACCTAGCGTCTAGTTTAAATTTGGCATGGCGCACACCCTCTTCTCGAACAACCTCCACATTGGCTTCAGATAATTGTGCGGTTGAAGCTGAGACCAACAGGTCTGCGAGTGTCTGCAGAGAACTAGTCGAAACTTGCCTGGAAGTTCCCGCAGGTGGGAGAGgggacgatgaggacgagaatCCGGGTGATAATATTGGGGTCATTGCTGAGAGTTAtcagtggtggtggtgaatAACTAGGATGATTGAGGTCCGCTTGGCGGTGGTCGGTCAATGATAAGGATGAGAATTGAAATGCGAAATGTGGATCAATTATCATGGCCGAACTATTTCGTTCGATTCCAAGACCcgcttttttccctttttagTTCCAGGTCGTGTGCCACTAATGGTCAGTTTCCCAAGGCGAGCCAGACGTCAAACACCGTATTGTAATCCGGGAGACAGTTTCTCCTCATATGTCTTCACACTCCGCCATCGTGGTTTCGAGGATTTTGCGCATGCACAGATCGACCCTGAAACGAAACAATGTCTCATGTCACAACGAATCTGGGATCGGCAAGTCTGAACGACAAATGTGGGCTTTTGCAAGTAAATAAAATACCATATACATCAGAGAGTATGTGGTCGTGCCTATTGCCTTGATTCATTGTCAATACTTTGTCAAGCGACACCTCGTGGACACCTCGCGCCTTCCGAGAAAAGTCGGAGGTCAGACAATCAAGGTATACAATACACCAATCGTACAACTTGGAAATTCCGCGTCATAGTTATCCTATGGCCACTTCTGTGTATTCAAAATTCTGCGATCGAAGTGAAGCTGGCGAAGCAACTCCCACAGGCTTCTGAACGCTTTTCTGCATGACCTTGTCCGGTGATCTCACTGCATAGGGTCAGAAtgctttattttattttattctaCGTTCTGTTATTCCGAGTCGGAGCGTAGAAAGCGCTTGCGACCACATGTCTAGTCAAGAGTTCAATATGAACCAGTGACAGCCTTCGACACGAAGTCTGAACGATACATGAAATATCTCACTGGTCTCCCCGACCTCGACCATCTCGACCACATGTTCGGGACAGCGGTCCTTGGTGGCCAAGCAAGGCGCACGCTGGAATCGCTTGCAATCCCTCCACCGGTCCTACGTGTTCATTTTCGGCTACTAGACCATATCGGTCTAATCTGGGTTCTGGCTTTCTTGTATCTAAGGTTCGCATGTAACTTGCAGTAACTCAACGCAAGTTCTCTGTTAACTCAAAATTCTCAGCACTACAGCGTACCTCGCCCGGACTTCCAATGTTGCTCTTAGGAATTGGCGGGTGATTAGTCCTAGGCGCTCTATTATTCCGGCGTGTATGCATTCCACTGGTATGTAACAATTAGCACGCCTCAGTGAGTAATGATATTTGCGTGCCATTAGAGTTCCGTATGACTTGTTACTGAGTATTCCTGATCATCTCAGATCCCATAATCAATTTCTAATCAGTGAACTCATGTTCATCTTATCTAAACATCATTAAATTTAAATGAATCTCCAATGCTAGTAAACTAAACACATTGGGTCTATGGCAAGCGAGCgtgaagaaaagaagagcaaAGCCGGCTATTCCATTGGATAATTTTTAAATCTTTGAAAGGTTAGGTGGCTGCACTCGTGTTTGATCACGCACACAGTCCTCTTCATATTCAGGTAAGTCTACCCAGAATTATTTCTGCTTCAACGTCAGGACGATATTGTATGGGTATTGGCCGTCAATCAACAGCTCTCACATTCTGACAATGCGATAGCGTAGTATATGTACAAACCCCAACTCATCCCCTAGGATTACATAGAAGCGTCATGTATATACTTTATCTTGAATACAACGGCCCGCATTGCAAGCAATTTTTGAAGCCCAAAATTTCTGGAATTGTTTAACGGTTACCTGGAAAGTTGGTGCCGAAATCTATGAACAAATATGCGTTACACCTTTTCATTTGAGTTCTCCACCGACACTTGCGTCCCTGAAATTGTGTGGGCAGTGGCAATTTCTGTCACCTCAGCACTAGGGATTTTGCGCAGCTTAAATGAGATCTGACGTCTGACATCAGCACAAACTTCAGACGTGTAGAAAGCAAACAATCACCAGAAAAGCAATACCCAAACAGGGTGTGCAAACGGTCCAGATTAACTGACGTTTCAGACATATTTTGAGAATCATCCACTCCATGTTTAAGAGTACTCACTCTAATAGCTGATGATATGACATGAAGAACATCTTCTTTTTGAGTGGATGGCAAAGATTTTATCGCGGCATAATTgattgaagatgacgaaTCCCGAAATTTCAGGTCAGGTGGCAGAGCACTGGATACCCGAGCATAGAATATCGTTCCTGCGACAGCCTAGCACATAGAACATTAGTAGAGCTCAAGAGAGCAGTCGGTGATTACTACCAGTCCAATCGTTGCACCCGTAAATCGAGTGAGGAAAAAAGCACTTGTGCCTGTAGCAAGTTCCTGAGGTTTGAGGGCACGAAGAAAGACCTGATAGGGGGCATGGAATAGCATTCCAATGCCGACCCCGGCTACCAATGGATAGACGATTTCAAAGGCGATGCTGGCGTGCTCGTTGAGAAGATTTAACAAGCCTTCAAAGTCGGACACGTCAATAGGCATCATACAGCGAGAACACATCTTGAGCCTACCGAAGCCTAGAGTGGAGATTGCAAGCCCAATCGTGATGACGAGGTTTTGTCCGCTAGTATCTTGGGTTCTGCCCTGCCAATAGTTAATGAACCAGGCAACCGGCATGGAGGCAAGAGAAGATCCGAGAGAATAAGGAAGGAGCTTCAGACCGGATTGTAGAGGGGTAGATCCATGGGCAGCCTAAGTCCGTGACTTCAATCGaaatacaaaaaagaaagtggggCAAAAATGAACCTGATAAAACAGAACAAGATAAAACGTTCCAGCAGTGAACGCCACGTTGTGTGCAAAGGCAATAAGCAAGATCCCGACTGAAACGTGTTATTTAAGACATCAAAAGGTAGAGGTGTTTTTGAAAACTTGCTTGTTGTAAAATCCCCAAAGAACGTCGGCGGGAACAGAGCATCCCTGGCTGTATGTTTTTCATAGTAACCAGCACCAAGGAGGATAGTAATTCCAATCGCGATCAAACAGTATGTTGATGGTTTATCCCCTATAAACCTGTTGAATATCACAAAGCTGATGCAAGTTTATGAATGAACTTACAACCTATCTCGGTTGCAAAGCTGAATCCAATTATGATACAGCTTGTTCCTCCCATAAACAAGAGTCTGCGACATGAAGTAAGAAGGCGTTAGATTGCATGGTATGTATACACACAGTCCAATAAAGTCGAATCGTCTTGTAAGTTCTTGCCAGGAGGTATTTGATGCCTTTGCGAATTCCACCCGacgaagggaaagggaaagtaTGACGACCGCCAAAAAGCAGATAGGAAGGTTTATGTAAACTAGAACAGAGACTGAAATTAACCATGAGGGCCGGAATCAACGAACGGAGACCTACATCCCCATCTCCAGCCGATATGCCCTTTACTTTGTCCTATGTAATGTGGTCAAAAGGATATATGATTGTTTTGAAGAGGATCTTACCGCTGAAGAGACCACCAATCAAAGGGCCAGCAATAGCAGAGCAGCTCCATGTCACACTCAAAGCTTGGGACCACGTCGCACGTTGACGAATTTCAACTACTTCAGAGGTGATGACCCAGACAGAGCTAACAATACCTCCGCCCCCTATACCAGCTAGTTGACGGTCAGTACTTCATGATATAGGTACAAATATAATCAATTACCGATGGCTCGTGCAGATATGAGCCAGTTGATCGACTATAAGAGGAAAAGATAGTTGAAAACAAACTCATCTCTAAACCAAGGTTAGTTTACCTGAGCCGCTCCACACAAAGCCGAGCCAAATGCAAAGACGGCAATGCTGGAGTAAAGCACGCTCTGTAATCGTATGAGCAGTGATTCATATACTGCAATGGCTGTTTATTTACCTTACGGCCTACAAGGTCGGAAACTCTTCCGTATAATGGCTGAAAAGCTGTCTGCGTGAGCATGTACGCAACGCCGACCCATGTGTATTGGATTGATGAGGCCTGTAAATCACTAGCGATAGTAGGCAAGCTTGTTGACACAATAGTCTAGATGCCGTGAACATTTAGTGAGCACATAGATGCTAGATTCCACCAATAATTGCTTACAGCATCTGTAGTCGCTAGGAAGAGTGTCAATGCAGCACTGCTGATAGGTGAGTGAGGTTCTAACTAAGAGGAGTTGAATACTCACCCTATGTGAATAAAGAGTAGTTGAACAGTCGAAAGGCTGTGGTGGATACATGCATGTGCAATGGTTGACGCAGACGAGTCTGTTCCGGAGTTCGTTGTAGAACTGCAATTAGATACACTGGCCTCAGAGGAGACATGTTCTTGCTTCTCAGATGACGGTCTCTGAGATTTGAGAGAGGGATAACCAACAGAGTGTCTAGACATTTTCTGTGGGCGACAGAAAAATATCTGCTTCGACGAGATGTTGGCTGAAAGGCATATGTCTGCCTCTCATTTATACGTGAAGAAGTGGCTGGACTAGACAGAACATGAGATCGGGTGATGCAATGGACCTGGACACTTCACTATTTGCCATGAAAACAATTTGGATAGAGGATCAACCTGGATTCAGTTGTAGGAAAGCCTTTCATGAAAAGATCCCGTCCCCGATTTTAGGTGTTAGATAAATATGAGATCGGCAAGATGTGCCCAGGTTGGATTCATTTCCATTGACACCAAAACGTTGCAATGAGAGATTTTTGATAAAAGTCATTGATGAGAACAAAATCGCCACCGGTGAAATGTCACAAAGAACAGTATCCAGTATGGTATCAGAGCCCAGTTAGAAGCGAAGACAGACCATGCTGCTCATGAGAACGGTAAACAAGACCCATAAAACTGCCTCGTTGTAATTTACCCCGGAACTTGGCCGTTATGTCCAGGAAGACTAGGGCCGATAGATCGTAAGGTAGATCGTTACAGGGAAGGAGGACACAGAGGTACATTTCCAAAAGAGAACGAATAGTGACGGAAAGAGGTATTTTAAAGCTCAGTTTCTCACACAAACTAAAGTATCATTAGTAATTATGAAGTCACGTAAACGGACATTGAAAAGCAGATAAATAGTGAATGTATATCTAAATCTAATCCTCATCCGGTGGCTCGCTTTCCTTCATCCTTCTTCTCGGTGGGGCCGGTTACTTCAGAGTCAGCCTCAGAAGATGTAGACGAAGTGTCGGTATCATGTGTTTTGTCGGCAGTACTCTTCGGAGTTTGTGAAGCATCTATACCATAAGAAAGGAAATGAGAAAGTTTAGTCTAGTTATTCCACAGCGATGAAAAACGTGCCATTAGAATCCAAGGCGCTGCCGCAAGGTTTGCAATCCTTTGGATATCCAACGACCCAATGTCGGAGGACTTTGTGTGAAATAAACCTCACCGTTGTCAGCTGATAATGGTTCTTTCGAGCCTTTCTCGGTCTTGCTAGGGGCCTTACCCTCAACATCATCAGCGTAAGCTTCGAGAAGCGACCTTTGCCGTGCCGTTAGAGACCTAGAGGCAAAAGTGAGCACATCGGTCATAGTTTACAGAAAGTATCACTGACCGTGGTAGTTGCAGATTGAATTTGACGAACAGGTCCCCGGTGCCCTTTCCGTTCAGATAGGATACGCCACGGCCTTTGAGAACCATTTCCTCTCCCTGCTGAGTACCTCCAGGTATGCGAACATCAACCTCTCCGTCTAGAGTAGGAACTCGCACAATTCCGCCCAGAAGAGCTCTATGGAAAGGAATTCGGGCATGATAAGACAAGTTTGCACCTTGCCTTGAAAAAACGGGGGACGGTGCAACTGATAATCGGACGAACAGGTCACCCCTTTGCCCTTTGCCTGCTATAGGCGAGTCTCCAGCCTGTGAGACGCGAATTGTGGTCCCCTCTTCGGCACCTACACACACCAAATGAATAATAAAATCACACCGCAAAGATATCCAATCACATACCGCTTGGAACATTAATGGTCAAATCCTCTTTAGTGCGCACCTTGCCCACACCTCCACAAGTTGAACACTCGCCTCCTCGAGGAATAGAATTGCCGGCGCCCTTGCACACGTTGCACGTGCTTGCCATTTGGAAACCATTGTCTAAAGCAAAAGTGCGGGTACCGCTGCCACCGCAGGCGGAGCATGTAGTTTTCTTGATACCGCTTTTGAGGCCAGAGGCAGAACATGGCTTGCAGTCGACAACAGGTGTGATTGTAACCTTCTTCTTAGTTCCTTTGCAAGCATCGAGGAAACTAACAGATAATTCAGCTTCAATGTCCTGTCCTCGTAAGTTTTGGTTCGCGCGTGCCCTCGGGCCTGCTCCAAACGAACCACCGCCAGCAAAAGACTGGAAAAGCTCGTCGAAGAAATTTGAACCTGGTCTACCCTGAGGTCCACCAGGCCCAAAAGGCCAACCCCCTGCACTAaatccaccaccaccaccaaatccGTATCCATTAGGGTCAAATCCGGGCTGTTGCGAGGCTGCCCCGTACTGGTCGTAggcctccctcttcttctcatctTTCAAGATCTAAACAGCACTTAATATCAATACAACTGTATAAATCACGAAGCACACACATCATAAGCGTCTTGTATTTCAACAAATTTATCTCTAGCGCCTTTGTCTTTGTTCGTGTCGGGGTGATATTTCCTAGCCAACTGAATACCGATGAGCAGACAATATCAAGTAACATATTGAGACATACCGCAAAATACGTTTTCTTTATCTCGGCTGGTGTCGCATCGGGTTTTACGCCGAGTACCTCATACGGATTCTTAGGAGGCGCAGCTAAACAAGGTCTAGAAGGATGAATTCGGCGCTAAACGCGTGGTGAGTAAATATGTGGGCCTTGTGCGCGTCAATAGCATTACCTTGTCAGATATTCGTTTCGAGGGAGATGGCTGCGGTTTCAGACGAAGACAGCTGGACCGATATACTGAAAGATTCCTACTTTGAACACCGAGAGTCTGACGGGCACATGAGTTGAATGCAATGAAAGTGGAGAAACCGGGGGATGACAGGCGTGGAGGCATGGTATGAGTGAACAACTCTCCGCGAACTGAAATTCGGTCAATGACACGGGCGGAAGAAATTTGAGCTGTTTGTTCTTGTTTGTCTATTTCATCATCATTCGTCCAATGAAATTccaattttcaattttctaGCAATTTCTAACTCCTACTAGGTCACTGAAGTCGAGTACCAACGAGTACCTCCCACATCTTCTGATTTTCGAGTTTGCTGCTGAGATCAAGTTATGTCTAGCTCTGTTAAACTTTACTGAACTCTTCGCTCGGAAGTACAACATTGGCTATATATACACTGGGCCAACACAAAAACGCGCGCATTTCTCAGCAAAGATCAAACCAACCTAGTGTGGACCACCAACAATGCACAGATTACAATTGACATTGAATCGAAAAGTTAACACAGACGGTATTAAATCAGAAATCTCCAAGACAGCCTACATCATGGGGACGAACCGACGTCTTTCAAGTATGCTTAAGTTGTTTTCGCCGCAAGGAGTTCACCAGCGCAATGAGCATGTTGCTATGAAGGTAGAGGGGTGAAGCAAGTAAATGATAGGCGATGCCGGTACGGACACCGGATCAACGGACCAACATAATTTGGATAGAACATGAGGCCTGAGGGCTCAGCAATATGACGATCTGTCCAAGTCATGTACGTAGATAATGCATAAGGTTATTTTGCTCACCGTTTATACTGCACATACACACGTTGGTCGAGTTCAAGGGAATGCAATACCATCATTCAATATTTGTCCGCCATTGCCACCACGATTTTCCATACGACACTAAGATCTCCTGgcctttttttatttcttcacTAGACGACCAAATGGCTATCGTCATTTCTGCGGAGGGCGTACTTCCTTCGAGGAAAATGGCGTTTGGTCTATCTGATATACCTCTGTAGTCATTTACGAAACGGGCCTCATTACCCATTGCACTGGCATCAATTCCGATGCTTATGCCATCTGGCAGTCGACAGAGAGATAGATCGTAGTCCGAATCAGGTCGTTCATCGCAATGTATTTCGCCTAGCAAATAATTTGAGATACACCATCGATACGAAGGACGACAAATTGCATTTGCATACCGATGTAATCAAGAATGTGGGTTCTGGGTGCTATCTTTTGCGCCGCAAACAAACCAAATTGGCCATTGGCAGGATGGGATGTGTTGCGTATGCCCTTGATGACTACCTTTGGTCGACCGGCAGGTTTGGAATTAACGCCTTTTTCATTCAAAGGAGCTTTAATATGTGCCAGTATTGAAGGTGTCACTGATGAGTGGTGATGAGAAACAGTAATGTATCGCAAATGGGATGGCCAATGTTGGGGCAACTTTCGTATTGGTTGTGATCTCTTCTTCATGAAACCAGCCCTTTGAGTATGTGTGGCAGAGAAATGCAACGTCAACAATGGATATCTCGAAGCCGTAATATCAGGCACAGCGAAGAGGACGATTTTAATGTCTGTCTGTGATAAAAGGGACATCAGCGTGGGAATGTACGCCTCTTATTCACCTTCCTCAATCCTCGTTGTCGACAACGTCTCCTTGCTCGACAACTCATCCCTTTCAAAGTTTCGCTGATGGGCAGGTCATCAACGAAGTCTGTTGCCCGTGTGTATCCCGATGTTAATAGTCGCCTAGGCTCCTCGTGGTATGAATATGGTACGATCGCATCCATCTTCTGTTTTCACAACTTTTGACGACCCTGTTCCAGACAATCTTCAAGTACAGTGGGGATCCCAAGATCATTATGAAATTGTGCGGAAAGTAGGACGCGGCAAATACTCAGAGGTTAGTCGAACTCAATGTCAGTTTCCGATGTCTGGCTCAAAAGTAATGAGTAGGTTTTCGAGGGCATAAACGTCGTCACTGAGGAAAAATGTATCATCAAAGTGCTGAAGCCAGttaaaaagaagaagattaAAAGAGAAATCAAAATTCTTCAAA
Coding sequences:
- a CDS encoding DnaJ-like protein 1, mitochondrial (DnaJ homolog 1, mitochondrial), producing MPPRLSSPGFSTFIAFNSCARQTLGVQTAPPKNPYEVLGVKPDATPAEIKKTYFALARKYHPDTNKDKGARDKFVEIQDAYDILKDEKKREAYDQYGAASQQPGFDPNGYGFGGGGGFSAGGWPFGPGGPQGRPGSNFFDELFQSFAGGGSFGAGPRARANQNLRGQDIEAELSVSFLDACKGTKKKVTITPVVDCKPCSASGLKSGIKKTTCSACGGSGTRTFALDNGFQMASTCNVCKGAGNSIPRGGECSTCGGVGKVRTKEDLTINVPSGAEEGTTIRVSQAGDSPIAGKGQRGDLFVRLSVAPSPVFSRQGANLSYHARIPFHRALLGGIVRVPTLDGEVDVRIPGGTQQGEEMVLKGRGVSYLNGKGTGDLFVKFNLQLPRSLTARQRSLLEAYADDVEGKAPSKTEKGSKEPLSADNDASQTPKSTADKTHDTDTSSTSSEADSEVTGPTEKKDEGKRATG